The proteins below are encoded in one region of Brassica napus cultivar Da-Ae chromosome A6, Da-Ae, whole genome shotgun sequence:
- the LOC106435537 gene encoding putative nuclease HARBI1 codes for MSSSSSDEVDEAIEEMVDQVVDNYIDSVVNVQAKRRAYIERDRERGHNQLWNDYFIENPTYQPEMFRRRFRMNKPLFLRIVESLSSEVPYFQQRRNGHGRYGLSALQKCTAAIRMLAYGQSGDTYDEYLRLGESTARLCLENFTDGIMELFGEEYLRRPTPDDLQHLLDIGEVRGFPGMIGSIDCMHWEWKNCPTAWRGQYTRGSGKPTIVLEAVASQDLWIWHAFFGLPGTLNDINVLDRSPVFSDILEGRAPKVNFKVNNHTYRMAYYLTDGIYPNWATFIQSISLPQGPKAELFAHRQESTRKDVERAFGVLQSRFAIVKNPALLWDKVKIGKIMRTCVILHNMIVENERSGYAQIDTSEFESGESSRSSQVQRTTSMNIGNMRGIRNEVRDSQIHDRLKADLVENVWQKFGNVDE; via the coding sequence ATGTCTTCCTCATCGAGTGATGAAGTAGATGAAGCTATAGAAGAAATGGTCGACCAAGTTGTTGATAATTACATCGATTCGGTGGTTAATGTTCAAGCCAAGAgacgagcttatatcgaaagagatCGGGAACGAGGACACAATCAACTATGGAACGACTATTTCATCGAAAATCCAACATACCAACCGGAAATGTTTAGGCggcgttttcgaatgaacaagccgttgttccttcgcattgtcgaAAGCCTAAGCTCTGAAGTTCCATactttcagcaaagaagaaaTGGGCACGGAAGGTACGGGCTATCTGCACTCCAAAAGTGTACGGCGGCTATACGTATGCTGGCATATGGTCAATCGGGAGATACgtatgacgaatatctccgacttggagAAAGTACTGCACGTTtatgtttggaaaatttcaCTGATGGGATAATGGAATTGTTTGGAGAAGAGTATCTGAGAAGACCCACACCCGATGATCTTCAACATttactcgatattggagaggtaCGCGGTTTTCCAGGGATGATAggcagcatcgattgtatgcattgggagtggaaaaactgtCCTACGGCTTGGAGAGGACAATACACACGTGGttcaggaaagccgacaattgtcttagaagctGTGGCATCTCAGGATCTGtggatatggcacgcatttTTCGGCTTACCAGGTACTctcaacgatatcaatgttcttgatcgctctcCTGTTTTCAGTGACATTTTAGAGGGTCGAGCACCTAAAGTTAAtttcaaggtcaacaaccacacttatcgtatGGCGTACTACCTTACTGACGGAATTTATCCGAATTgggcaacatttatccaatccatctcgcttcctcaaggtcctaaagcagaGCTATTTGCTCACCGTCAAGAATCCACCAGAAAAGATGTtgaacgggcttttggagtattgcaatcaAGGTTTGCAATAGTTAAAAACCCTGCTCTACTTTGGGACAAGGTTAAGATAGGAAAGATTATGAGAACTTGTGTCAttttgcacaatatgatagtagagaacGAACGAAGCGGATACGCTCAAATTGATACATCTGAGTTTGAGTCAGGGGAGTCGAGCAGGAGTTCCCAGGTGCAAAGGACAACAAGTATGAATATCGGTAATATGCGTGGCATTCGCAATG
- the LOC106435536 gene encoding glutathione S-transferase T3-like yields the protein MDPFPHNSHGFVNLLSPQSSQTIDLASAEMPRFSSQQSDVPKPVERKRLTAQEDIVLISAWLNTSKDPIVSNQQKAGSFWKRIEEYFNASAKLSGFAEREWGQCKQRWGRVNEQVCKFVGSYEAALREQASGQNENDVMKAAHEIFFNDYQGKFMLEHAWRELRFDQKWRSNFLSRDGAKEKRKEPVELPDEEEVRPPGVKASKAAKRKKHGKEAAFDQIQSILTMKNNISKQKILDRLLAKNQDTLSEEQVSLQNKLISEMVNSFNGHGLQELDACHGLQEVNGCSVCQSV from the exons atggATCCTTTTCCCCACAACTCCCACGGGTTTGTAAACCTATTATCTCCACAGAGCAGTCAAACAATTGACTTAGCGTCTGCTGAGATGCCTAGGTTTAGTAGCCAGCAGTCTGATGTTCCTAAACCAGTGGAAAGGAAAAGGTTGACAGCACAAGAAGATATTGTGCTCATcagtgcttggttgaacacGAGCAAGGATCCAATAGTTAGTAATCAGCAGAAGGCGGGGTCGTTTTGGAAGAGGATAGAGGAGTATTTCAACGCAAGCGCTAAGTTAAGTGGCTTTGCTGAGAGAGAGTGGGGCcagtgtaagcagaggtggggacGGGTGAATGAGCAGGTGTGTAAGTTCGTGGGAAGCTACGAGGCGGCTTTGAGGGAGCAAGCTAGTGGCCAGAATGAAAATGATGTCATGAAGGCAGCCCATGAGATTTTCTTCAATGACTACCAGGGCAAGTTCATGCTTGAACATGCGTGGAGAGAACTTAGGTTCGATCAAAAATGGAGATCAAACTTTCTGTCCAGAGATGGTGCaaaggagaaaaggaaggaaCCAGTGGAGCTGCCTGATGAGGAAGAAGTTAGGCCTCCGGGTGTTAAGGCTAGCAAAGCAGCCAAACGCAAGAAGCACGGGAAAGAAGCAGCTTTTGATCAGATCCAGAGCATACTAACCATGAAAAATAACATTTCCAAACAGAAAATCCTTGATCGTCTACTAGCCAAAAATCAAGATACACTTTCTGAAGAACAAGTGTCTCTACAGAATAAACTCATATCTGAAATGGTTAACTCGTTTAATG gtcacgggttgcAGGAGCTGGATGCTTGTCATGGGTTGCAAGAGGTTAATGGTTGTTCTGTATGTCAGTCTGTTTAG
- the LOC111198787 gene encoding uncharacterized protein LOC111198787 isoform X2, with protein MDPAAERRDRKSQKDYINMLGYVADSEYGIPTRCPCGGRIIDEVRKKEEYDTLPGKRFFTCTNYEADGFHYRQAWVVGVQEEIQRLSKRVEEAEQVINGVPELNYQIDRLESQVKILTVHVDNLHVQVTDMEKLECLSKRLQEAEEMVKVVPDLNKKIASLEGQVEFLTGQVDNLTSDVETLEKLCFH; from the exons ATGGATCCCGCAGCTGAGAGAAGAGACAGAAAGAGCCAAAAGGACTACATCAACATGCTAGGATACGTTGCCGATTCGGAATATGGGATTCCGACAAGGTGTCCGTGTGGTGGGAGAATAATAGACGAGGTCCGGAAGAAGGAGGAGTACGACACTCTTCCTGGCAAGCGGTTCTTCACTTGCACAAACTACGAG gctgatgggttccATTATCGTCAGGCATGGGTGGTTGGGGTCCAGGAGGAGATCCAACGGCTGTCTAAGCGGGTGGAGGAAGCTGAGCAGGTGATCAACGGGGTGCCTGAGCTCAATTATCAGATTGACAGACTGGAG TCACAGGTTAAAATCCTGACGGTTCATGTTGATAACCTCCATGTTCAGGTCACTGACATGGAGAAGTTGGAATGTCTGAGTAAGCGGTTACAGGAGGCTGAGGAGATGGTAAAGGTGGTGCCGGATCTCAATAAAAAGATTGCTTCACTGGAG GGACAGGTTGAATTCCTCACTGGCCAGGTTGATAACCTCACATCCGATGTGGAAACCCTGGAGAAGCTGTGTTTCCATTGA
- the LOC111198787 gene encoding uncharacterized protein LOC111198787 isoform X1 yields MDPAAERRDRKSQKDYINMLGYVADSEYGIPTRCPCGGRIIDEVRKKEEYDTLPGKRFFTCTNYEADGFHYRQAWVVGVQEEIQRLSKRVEEAEQVINGVPELNYQIDRLESQVKILTVHVDNLHVQVTDMEKLECLSKRLQEAEEMVKVVPDLNKKIASLEVSESKLGSLILVKLLTNTLLLAFECAGTG; encoded by the exons ATGGATCCCGCAGCTGAGAGAAGAGACAGAAAGAGCCAAAAGGACTACATCAACATGCTAGGATACGTTGCCGATTCGGAATATGGGATTCCGACAAGGTGTCCGTGTGGTGGGAGAATAATAGACGAGGTCCGGAAGAAGGAGGAGTACGACACTCTTCCTGGCAAGCGGTTCTTCACTTGCACAAACTACGAG gctgatgggttccATTATCGTCAGGCATGGGTGGTTGGGGTCCAGGAGGAGATCCAACGGCTGTCTAAGCGGGTGGAGGAAGCTGAGCAGGTGATCAACGGGGTGCCTGAGCTCAATTATCAGATTGACAGACTGGAG TCACAGGTTAAAATCCTGACGGTTCATGTTGATAACCTCCATGTTCAGGTCACTGACATGGAGAAGTTGGAATGTCTGAGTAAGCGGTTACAGGAGGCTGAGGAGATGGTAAAGGTGGTGCCGGATCTCAATAAAAAGATTGCTTCACTGGAGGTAAGTGAATCAAAATTAGGTAGTTTAATACTTGTAAAGCTACTCACTAACACTCTCTTATTGGCGTTTGAATGTGCAGGGACAGGTTGA
- the BNAA06G40980D gene encoding probable hexosyltransferase MUCI70 — translation MMSDFQRSLSVRLSRRGERSNQSNKEEGGASLFSPSRLHSDYAIKTIWKAGFLRLLLVGGILWMLLILLALLFHVWSCQSSLSFFSAICNKEGRLYVVLDTIGFVPKPQHRCPIPVAYDPDKVLLPTSITPDSIVTNLTYITEDDHLSSSSPFPLFGGNISWSQRQESFTLKPQMKVHCGFMPGGGAEMSSLDKQYVQKCKFVVATGIFDAYDQPHQPSNISERSKNLFCFLMVLDEVSLDFLRSNTSVRQDSQGGHWVGIWRLILLQTPPYDEPRRNGKVPKILTHRLFPQARYSIWIDGKMELIVDPLLILERYLWRGKHTFAIAQHKHHRNIYEEADACKRRKRYARPLVDLQMKIYRYEGLEPWSIKKSTVSDVPEGAVIIREHTAMNNLFSCLWFNEVHLLTPRDQLSFGYVVDRLKGAFKVFMFQNCEYNSLFELHPHIREHSSKIEWVKSLKELKGKGESMKESRGGFGLWTPYPGDLDSVELPKVVRTSKAG, via the exons ATGATGAGTGATTTTCAGAGATCACTTTCGGTGCGGTTGAGCCGCCGAGGAGAAAGGAGTAATCAATCTAATAAAG AGGAGGGTGGTGCCTCCTTGTTCTCTCCCAGTAGACTACACTCTGATTACGCAATAAAAACAATATGGAAGGCAGGGTTCCTTCGTCTGCTTCTAGTTGGAGGCATTCTGTGGATGCTTCTCATTCTTCTTGCCCTCCTCTTTCATGTTTGGTCTTGTCAATCTTCCCTTTCCTTCTTCTCTG CCATTTGCAACAAAGAAGGCAGACTCTATGTCGTCTTAGACACCATTGGCTTTGTACCTAAACCCCAGCACC GATGCCCCATTCCGGTAGCCTATGACCCTGATAAGGTGCTCCTTCCCACTTCTATAACCCCTGATTCTATTGTCACCAACCTGACCTACATTACTGAGGATGATCATCTTTCCTCCTCCTCTCCCTTTCCTCTCTTTGGCGGCAACATTAGCTGGTCTCAACGTCAAGAAAGCTTTACTCTCAAACCCCAGATGAAG GTCCATTGCGGGTTCATGCCAGGTGGTGGCGCTGAAATGTCGTCTCTGGACAAACAATACGTTCAGAAATGTAAATTTGTGGTTGCCACTGGCATTTTCGATGCTTATGATCAACCCCACCAGCCCTCTAACATTAGTGAGCGTTCCAAGAACCTCTTCTGTTTCCTTATGGTGCTTGACGAGGTCTCTCTCGATTTCTTGAGGTCTAACACTAGTGTGAGGCAAGATTCCCAAGGAGGCCATTGGGTTGGCATTTGGCGTCTTATTCTACTACAAACTCCTCCTTATGATGAACCTCGGAGGAACGGTAAAGTCCCCAAAATCTTAACTCACAGGTTGTTCCCTCAAGCACGCTACAGCATTTGGATTGACGGCAAAATGGAGCTTATCGTTGATCCCTTGCTTATTTTAGAAag GTATTTGTGGCGTGGGAAGCATACCTTTGCCATTGCTCAACACAAACATCACCGAAACATATATGAGGAAGCTGATGCGTGCAAGAGGAGAAAGCGATATGCCCGACCTCTTGTTGATCTTCAGATGAAAATATATCGGTACGAGGGATTAGAACCATGGAGCATCAAGAAGAGCACTGTTAGTG ATGTTCCAGAGGGAGCGGTGATAATAAGAGAGCACACTGCAATGAACAATCTGTTCAGCTGCCTGTGGTTCAACGAGGTACACCTGTTAACGCCGAGGGACCAGCTTAGCTTTGGGTACGTAGTGGACAGACTAAAAGGAGCATTCAAGGTGTTCATGTTTCAGAACTGTGAGTACAACTCTCTGTTTGAACTGCACCCTCACATCAGAGAACATTCCTCAAAGATAGAGTGGGTCAAGAGTCTAAAGGAACTGAAAGGGAAAGGAGAGAGTATGAAGGAGAGCAGAGGAGGCTTTGGGCTGTGGACTCCATACCCTGGGGATCTGGATTCCGTTGAGCTGCCAAAGGTAGTAAGAACTTCTAAAGCTGGTTGA
- the LOC106435528 gene encoding L-ascorbate oxidase homolog, which translates to MGWWLKYCGLWTVMTIIVSLVQAEDPYRFFDWRVTYGNIYPLGIPQRGILINGQFPGPEIYSVTNDNLIINVHNDLDEPFLLSWNGVQLRKNSYQDGVYGTTCPIPPGKNYTYAIQVKDQIGSFFYFPSLAFHKAAGAFGGLRVLSRPRIPVPFPEPAGDFTFLIGDWYSQHDHKNLKALLDRGHRLPFPDKVLINGNGVNFSSSLTVHKGKTYRFRISNVGLQHSLNFKIVDHQMKLVEVEGTHTIQSMYSSLDIHVGQSYSVLVTMDQPEKDYSIVVATRFAAKKILVGSTLHYSNSRQSLSSASLSARGPADELDWSIKQARSIRTNLTASGPRPNPQGSYHYGLINISRTLVLESSAGLVKRKQRYAINGVSFVHSDTPLKLADYFNIRGVFKVGSIPDQPRRGGGIRLDTAVMGANHRAFIEIVFQNREKIVQSYHLDGYSFWVVGMDRGTWSHASRREYNLVDAVSRSTTQVYPESWTAVYVALDNVGMWNLRSEFWARQYLGQQLYLRVYSSVHSLRDEYLVPKNALLCGRASNMQRPIITP; encoded by the exons ATGGGGTGGTGGCTAAAGTACTGCGGCCTTTGGACAGTGATGACCATCATCGTTTCTTTAGTTCAGGCTGAAGATCCCTACCGTTTTTTCGACTGGAGGGTCACTTACGGCAACATTTATCCACTTGGCATTCCTCAAAGG GGAATTCTTATAAACGGACAATTTCCTGGACCGGAGATTTACTCAGTCACCAATGACAATTTGATCATCAATGTTCACAACGATCTCGACGAGCCCTTTCTCTTGTCTTG GAACGGTGTACAGCTGAGGAAGAACTCATACCAAGATGGAGTGTATGGGACTACTTGTCCAATCCCACCGGGGAAGAACTATACTTATGCCATCCAAGTGAAAGACCAGATCGGTAGTTTCTTCTACTTCCCTTCCCTCGCCTTTCACAAAGCCGCTGGTGCTTTTGGTGGCCTCCGTGTCCTCAGCCGCCCTCGCATCCCCGTCCCTTTCCCTGAACCCGCCGGAGATTTCACCTTCCTCATCGGCGATTGGTACTCTCAGCATGACCACAAG AATTTGAAGGCACTTTTGGATAGAGGTCACAGGCTACcctttcctgataaggttttgaTCAATGGGAATGGTGTcaacttttcttcttctctcaccGTTCACAAAG GTAAAACGTACAGATTCAGAATATCGAATGTTGGGCTTCAACACTCGCTAAATTTCAAAATAGTAGACCATCAGATGAAGCTCGTTGAGGTTGAGGGAACCCACACGATCCAGTCCATGTATTCCTCACTCGACATTCACGTTGGTCAGTCTTACTCTGTCCTGGTCACCATGGACCAGCCTGAGAAAGACTATTCCATCGTCGTTGCCACTAGATTTGCCGCCAAGAAGATCCTGGTCGGCTCTACTCTTCACTACTCCAACTCCAGACAAAGCCTCTCTTCTGCTTCTCTCTCTGCTCGAGGGCCTGCCGATGAACTAGACTGGTCTATCAAACAAGCTCGATCCATTAGGACCAACCTGACAGCGTCCGGGCCAAGGCCCAACCCTCAAGGCTCGTACCACTATGGACTAATAAATATCTCTAGGACTTTAGTACTAGAAAGCTCAGCAGGCCTCGTGAAGAGGAAGCAACGCTATGCCATAAACGGAGTGTCGTTTGTGCATTCGGACACTCCGCTGAAGCTTGCGGATTACTTTAACATCAGAGGTGTTTTCAAAGTGGGAAGCATCCCTGACCAGCCGAGAAGAGGAGGAGGGATAAGGCTGGACACCGCAGTGATGGGAGCAAACCACAGGGCGTTTATTGAGATTGTCTTTCAAAACCGCGAGAAGATCGTCCAGAGTTACCACCTAGATGGATACAGCTTCTGGGTTGTTGG AATGGATAGAGGAACATGGTCACATGCGAGCAGACGAGAGTATAACCTCGTGGATGCTGTTTCTCGCTCAACTACTCAG GTGTATCCAGAATCATGGACAGCCGTATATGTAGCACTGGATAATGTGGGGATGTGGAATCTAAGGAGCGAGTTCTGGGCGAGACAATACTTAGGTCAACAGTTGTATCTACGAGTTTACTCTTCGGTTCACTCTCTCAGAGATGAATATCTTGTGCCCAAGAATGCTTTATTGTGTGGTCGAGCCTCCAACATGCAGAGACCCATCATCACTCCGTAG
- the LOC106435534 gene encoding uncharacterized protein LOC106435534, with protein sequence MEAAGWLAGLRTTILQSTTREKAGFSKLSSVKESSQTADYSRASEQQEADSAASKGCGIFEFLKKKPEDVPSSDVTKENKGEEKPSLAERIPLFDSSSSSDEESGENGEVKEKKRKKAEGEGVLSQQGR encoded by the exons ATGGAGGCAGCTGGCTGGCTGGCTGGTCTACGTACTACAATCCTCCAGTCCACAACTCGAGAAAAAG CTGGGTTTTCTAAGCTTAGTAGTGTAAAGGAGTCCAGTCAG ACGGCGGATTATTCTCGTGCTAGTGAGCAGCAGGAAGCCGATTCTGCAGCTTCTAAAGGGTGTGGAATATTTGAATTTCTCAAGAAGAAACCGGAAGATGTACCTTCCTCCGATGTGACCAAGGAAAACAAGGGAGAGGAGAAGCCTTCTCTCGCTGAAAGAATTCCCCTTTTTGATAGCTCT TCATCAAGTGATGAAGAATCCGGTGAAAATGGGGAagtgaaggagaagaaaaggaaaaaagcaGAAGGAGAAGGTGTGTTGTCACAACAAGGAAGATGA
- the LOC106435530 gene encoding expansin-like A2 has protein sequence MGSCFLVLVVLLFSSSVNACDRCLHRSKAAYFSSASALSSGACSYGSMATVFFAGHIAAAVPSIYKDGAGCGACFQVRCTNPSLCSTKGTTVMVTDLNRSNQTDLLLSSRAFRAMAKPVLGADRDLLRQGIVDVQYQRVPCDYGNKKMMNVRVEESSKKPNYLAIKLLYQGGQTEVVAIDIAQVGSSHWSYMTRSHGAVWVTDKVPTGPLQFRFVVTAGFDGKMLWSPRVLPANWEAGKIYDAGVQITDIAQEGCDPCDDHIWS, from the exons atgggAAGCTGCTTTCTAGTCTTGGTCGTTCTACTCTTCTCCTCCTCCGTTAACGCCTGCGACCGATGCCTTCACCGCTCTAAGGCTGCTTATTTCTCCTCTGCCTCTGCTCTCTCCT CCGGAGCTTGCTCCTATGGTTCAATGGCTACGGTTTTCTTCGCCGGTCACATAGCCGCTGCCGTGCCTTCCATCTACAAAGACGGCGCCGGCTGCGGAGCTTGCTTCCAGGTCAGATGCACCAACCCTTCTCTTTGCAGCACCAAAGGAACCACGGTGATGGTCACCGACCTGAACAGGAGCAACCAAACCGATCTCCTCCTAAGCAGCAGAGCCTTCAGGGCCATGGCTAAGCCGGTTCTTGGCGCCGACAGAGATCTTCTTAGACAGGGCATTGTCGACGTTCAATACCAGAG AGTCCCTTGCGATTACGGAaacaagaagatgatgaatgtgagagttgaaGAATCAAGCAAGAAGCCAAACTACTTGGCAATAAAGCTCTTGTACCAAGGAGGCCAAACCGAAGTCGTAGCCATCGACATTGCTCAGGTTGGTTCCTCCCACTGGAGTTACATGACCAGAAGCCACGGTGCCGTCTGGGTCACTGACAAAGTACCAACCGGACCTCTTCAGTTCAGGTTCGTGGTGACTGCTGGCTTTGACGGCAAAATGCTCTGGTCTCCCAGAGTTCTTCCGGCCAACTGGGAAGCCGGCAAGATCTACGACGCCGGCGTTCAGATCACCGACATTGCTCAGGAAGGTTGTGATCCATGCGACGATCACATCTGGAGCTGA
- the LOC106435529 gene encoding protein ROOT HAIR SPECIFIC 17, with protein MASLNMKMKKRDNYGAEPDKKKLAMAGIRHQLLLLLRRRHRLFPLVSAFSGCLLLLLLFSFSFPPVIHHSPLGRKNQVAVESKLLVPENGGRSDRHLWSSKLSNSYYGCSNASGTFQVLDKTSQTDRYLLIATSGGLNQQRTGIIDAVVAAYILNATLVIPKLDQNSYWKDISNFEEIFDVDWFISNLSKDVKIIKELPKGEESRLIGLQSIRVPRKCTPSCYLQRVLPLLKKKHVVQLSKFDYRLANHLDTELQKLRCRVNYHAVRYTETINKMGQILVDRMRTKAKHFVALHLRFEPDMLAFSGCYYGGGQKERLELGVMRRRWKTLHAANPDKVREHGRCPLTPEEIGLMLRGLGFGREVHLYVASGEVYGGDATLAPLRALFPNLHTKETLTSKKELAPFARFSSRMAALDFIVCDESDAFVTNNNGNMARILAGRRRYMGHKVTIRPNAKKLHKIFTNRHNMTWDEFSTKVRKYQTGFMGEPDEMKAGEGEFHENPTSCICRKKKANEELKEDEHDSWPWEYSDIGNVPMATRSGLDHQSEVDHEN; from the exons ATGGCGTCTTtaaatatgaagatgaagaaaaggGATAATTATGGCGCCGAACCTGACAAGAAAAAGCTGGCCATGGCCGGAATCCGACACCAGTTGCTGCTACTCCTTCGCCGCCGTCACCGTCTATTTCCTCTGGTCTCTGCCTTCTCCGGctgtctcctcctcctcctcctcttctcatTTTCCTTCCCTCCTGTGATCCATCACTCACCACTAGGC AGGAAGAATCAAGTTGCCGTAGAATCCAAGCTTCTTGTACCC GAAAATGGCGGAAGATCGGATCGCCACTTATGGAGCTCGAAATTATCCAACTCCTACTATGGCTGCAGCAATGCCAGTGGCACCTTTCAAG TCTTGGATAAGACGAGCCAAACAGATCGATATTTACTGATCGCTACAAGCGGAGGTTTAAACCAACAGCGAACAGGG ATAATAGACGCTGTGGTTGCGGCTTACATCCTAAATGCCACTCTTGTGATCCCTAAACTGGACCAAAACTCATACTGGAAGGACATCAG CAACTTTGAAGAAATATTTGACGTTGATTGGTTCATTTCGAATCTCTCCAAAGATGTCAAGATCATCAAGGAGCTTCCTAAAGGAGAGGAGTCAAGACTCATTGGCCTACAGTCCATTCGTGTTCCCAGGAAGTGCACACCCTCTTGCTACCTGCAGCGTGTTTTGCCCCTTCTTAAGAAGAAGCAT GTTGTACAACTCTCTAAATTCGATTACAGGCTGGCCAACCACCTGGATACAGAGCTACAGAAGCTGAGGTGTAGAGTGAACTACCATGCGGTTAGATATACGGAGACTATCAACAAGATGGGTCAAATTCTGGTTGACCGGATGAGAACCAAAGCCAAACACTTTGTTGCCCTTCATCTCAG GTTCGAACCTGATATGTTGGCCTTCTCCGGATGCTATTACGGGGGAGGTCAGAAAGAGAGACTTGAACTGGGAGTTATGAGAAGAAGGTGGAAAACATTACAC GCGGCAAACCCTGACAAAGTACGGGAGCACGGGAGATGTCCCCTGACTCCAGAGGAGATCGGTCTGATGCTCAGGGGCTTAGGTTTTGGAAGAGAAGTTCACTTGTACGTTGCATCAGGTGAGGTATATGGAGGGGATGCTACACTAGCACCATTGAGAGCTCTGTTTCCAAATCTCCATACAAAAGAGACATTGACCTCCAAGAAAGAGCTAGCTCCTTTTGCGCGCTTCTCATCACGCATGGCAGCTCTTGACTTCATCGTCTGTGATGAGAGCGACGCATTTGTCACCAACAACAACGGCAACATGGCTAGAATCTTAGCTGGAAGAAG GAGATACATGGGACACAAAGTGACCATCCGTCCAAACGCCAAGAAACTCCACAAAATCTTCACAAACAGACACAACATGACATGGGATGAATTCTCAACCAAGGTCCGGAAGTACCAAACCGGGTTCATGGGGGAGCCAGATGAAATGAAAGCAGGAGAGGGAGAGTTCCATGAGAACCCGACCTCCTGCATTTGTCGAAAGAAGAAGGCCAATGAAGAACTGAAAGAGGACGAGCATGACTCATGGCCATGGGAGTACTCGGACATTGGCAATGTCCCCATGGCCACTAGAAGCGGTTTGGATCATCAATCAGAAGTTGACCATGAGAACTAa